The region AGGTGGAACAGGATTTACAATGGATCATCCAGTAGAAAGAATGATGAGAGATTCAAAGATAACACAAATATATGAAGGAACAAATGAAATTCAAAAATTAGTAATATCTGGTGCTATTTTAAGATAGGAGGGTTGT is a window of Fusobacterium simiae DNA encoding:
- a CDS encoding acyl-CoA dehydrogenase family protein, which produces GGTGFTMDHPVERMMRDSKITQIYEGTNEIQKLVISGAILR